A genome region from Mycolicibacterium litorale includes the following:
- a CDS encoding WhiB family transcriptional regulator, whose product MSNVTYLEIPVGACTRDPERWTTTADEEAKAICRGCPRRWMCARDAVELPRAEGLWAGIVIPESGRGRTFALKQLRSLAERNGYPVRAIRRVFPESA is encoded by the coding sequence ATGAGCAACGTGACCTATCTGGAGATCCCGGTCGGCGCCTGCACCCGCGATCCGGAGCGGTGGACCACGACGGCCGACGAAGAGGCCAAGGCCATCTGCCGCGGGTGCCCGCGGCGGTGGATGTGCGCCCGGGACGCGGTCGAACTGCCCCGCGCGGAGGGCCTCTGGGCGGGCATCGTCATCCCGGAATCCGGCCGCGGTCGCACGTTCGCGCTCAAACAGCTGCGTTCGCTGGCCGAGCGCAACGGCTACCCCGTCCGCGCGATCCGCCGGGTCTTCCCCGAGTCCGCCTGA
- a CDS encoding thioesterase family protein, with protein MTTSPSAPAFFLPDGDTFVPTTIARGPWGETVSGTYVGGLLGHVLGCDTSADPELHPARLTVDLSRPVGMAPIATRSTVVRRGRRLCLVDAELLQAGTVVARARALFLRRGPQPPDDAWPGAAEMPPLPADPAETDGRTTVLWVFGGDDPSTPTADLSGWQQSGPKSVWVREITPLVDGVELTPFVRAAIIGDYASSLTNFGTAGLPFINADYTLSLSRLPDGPHLGMAALTHQSHDGISTGVGTVFDRRGPIGSATVTALANPGFSPALSGAAGG; from the coding sequence GTGACCACGAGCCCCTCCGCGCCTGCCTTCTTTCTTCCCGACGGCGACACCTTCGTTCCGACCACCATCGCCCGCGGCCCCTGGGGTGAGACGGTGAGCGGTACGTACGTCGGCGGCCTCCTCGGCCACGTCCTCGGATGCGACACCAGCGCTGACCCCGAGCTGCATCCGGCGCGCCTGACCGTCGACCTGTCGCGTCCTGTCGGGATGGCGCCGATAGCCACCCGCTCGACCGTGGTGCGACGCGGCCGGCGGCTGTGCCTCGTCGACGCGGAACTCCTGCAGGCCGGCACCGTCGTCGCGCGGGCGAGGGCACTGTTCCTGCGCCGCGGTCCGCAACCGCCGGACGACGCCTGGCCCGGTGCGGCCGAGATGCCGCCGTTGCCGGCGGATCCGGCCGAGACCGATGGCCGCACCACGGTGCTATGGGTGTTCGGCGGCGACGACCCGTCGACACCGACCGCCGATCTGAGCGGATGGCAACAGTCCGGACCCAAATCGGTGTGGGTGCGGGAGATCACGCCCCTGGTCGACGGTGTCGAGCTGACCCCGTTCGTTCGCGCCGCGATCATCGGCGACTACGCCAGCTCGCTGACCAACTTCGGGACCGCCGGCCTGCCGTTCATCAACGCCGACTACACGTTGTCACTGAGCCGGTTGCCCGACGGACCGCACCTCGGGATGGCGGCGCTCACCCATCAGAGCCATGACGGCATCTCCACGGGGGTGGGCACGGTGTTCGACCGTCGCGGTCCGATCGGCAGCGCGACGGTCACCGCGCTGGCCAACCCCGGTTTCTCCCCGGCGCTCAGCGGGGCTGCAGGAGGATGA
- the eccA gene encoding type VII secretion AAA-ATPase EccA, which produces MSDHLASLFGSAVGMLPNAPARSYEMFTDITNYDETACDAWVGRIRCGDMDRVTLFRAWYSRGNFGQLAGAAEISMNSLAARIPIGGLFGEITYPITSPLAITMGFAVHEAKEGNYADAMEALENVPPGGADHLIAWVKAVIYGAAERWTDVIDQVRGANTWPDKFLAAAAGVAHGVAAANLGLFTEAERRLTEMNTSPAGQACAQTIAWYLAMTYRSQGNEEGARALLEWLQATHPEPKVTAALRDPSYRLVTTTAEKIAARTDPWDPASVIADTSGREKLLAEAQAELDRQIGLSRVKEQIEAYRAATQMAKIRAARGMKVAQTSKHMIFAGPPGTGKTTIARVVANILAGLGVISEPKLVETSRKDFVAEYEGQSAVKTARTIDRAVGGVLFIDEAYTLVQERDGRADPFGTEALDTLLARMENDRDRLVVIIAGYSADIDRLLETNDGLRSRFATRIEFDSYSPDEIVEIAKVIAASNDSLVNEEAAKLVLEAATLLDQRTLNGKPALDIAGNGRYARQLVEAGEQSRDMRLARSLDFENLGVEQLSEINGEDMASAIAAVHARLNISG; this is translated from the coding sequence ATGAGTGATCACCTGGCCAGCCTGTTCGGCAGCGCGGTCGGCATGCTGCCCAACGCGCCCGCGCGTTCCTACGAGATGTTCACCGACATCACCAACTACGACGAGACCGCCTGCGACGCATGGGTGGGACGCATCCGCTGCGGCGACATGGACCGGGTGACGCTGTTCCGGGCGTGGTACTCCCGGGGCAACTTCGGCCAGCTGGCCGGTGCCGCCGAGATCTCGATGAACAGCCTGGCCGCACGTATCCCGATCGGCGGACTGTTCGGGGAGATCACCTATCCCATCACGTCCCCCTTGGCGATCACCATGGGCTTCGCGGTCCACGAGGCGAAGGAAGGCAACTACGCCGACGCCATGGAGGCGCTCGAGAACGTGCCGCCCGGCGGCGCCGACCACCTGATCGCGTGGGTGAAGGCCGTCATCTACGGTGCGGCCGAACGCTGGACCGATGTGATCGACCAGGTCCGCGGCGCCAACACCTGGCCGGACAAGTTCCTCGCCGCGGCCGCCGGCGTGGCGCACGGCGTGGCGGCCGCGAATCTCGGCCTCTTCACCGAAGCCGAGCGGCGACTGACGGAGATGAACACCTCGCCCGCCGGTCAGGCGTGCGCGCAGACCATCGCCTGGTACCTGGCGATGACGTACCGCAGCCAGGGCAACGAAGAGGGCGCCCGCGCGCTGCTGGAGTGGCTGCAGGCCACCCATCCCGAGCCGAAAGTGACGGCCGCCCTCCGGGATCCGTCGTATCGGCTGGTGACCACCACCGCGGAGAAGATCGCGGCGCGCACCGATCCCTGGGATCCCGCCAGCGTGATCGCCGATACCTCCGGGCGGGAGAAGCTGCTCGCCGAGGCACAGGCCGAACTCGACCGCCAGATCGGGCTGAGCCGGGTCAAGGAGCAGATCGAGGCCTACCGCGCGGCCACCCAGATGGCCAAGATCCGGGCCGCCCGCGGCATGAAGGTGGCCCAGACCTCCAAGCACATGATCTTCGCCGGACCGCCCGGCACCGGGAAGACGACCATCGCGCGAGTGGTGGCCAACATCCTGGCCGGGCTCGGGGTGATCTCCGAACCCAAACTCGTCGAGACCTCCCGCAAGGACTTCGTGGCCGAGTACGAAGGTCAGTCCGCGGTGAAGACCGCCCGCACGATCGACCGGGCCGTCGGCGGCGTGCTGTTCATCGACGAGGCCTACACGCTGGTCCAGGAACGCGACGGCCGCGCCGACCCGTTCGGCACGGAAGCGCTCGACACCCTGCTGGCGCGGATGGAGAACGACCGGGACCGCCTGGTGGTGATCATCGCCGGATACAGCGCGGACATCGACCGCCTGCTGGAGACCAACGACGGTCTGCGTTCGCGGTTCGCGACCCGCATCGAATTCGACTCGTACTCACCGGACGAGATCGTGGAGATCGCGAAAGTCATTGCCGCGTCCAACGATTCACTGGTCAACGAGGAGGCCGCCAAGCTGGTGCTCGAGGCGGCGACGCTGCTCGACCAGCGCACCCTCAACGGCAAGCCGGCGCTGGACATCGCCGGCAACGGTCGCTACGCCCGGCAGTTGGTGGAGGCCGGTGAGCAGAGCCGCGACATGCGGTTGGCGCGGTCCCTGGACTTCGAGAACCTCGGGGTCGAGCAGTTGAGCGAAATCAACGGTGAGGACATGGCGTCGGCGATCGCCGCCGTGCATGCCCGCCTGAACATCAGCGGGTGA
- the eccB gene encoding type VII secretion protein EccB has product MASFRLTTKVQVSGWRFLLRRVEHAIVRRDTRMFDDPLQFYSRAVSAGIIIAVLICLGAALMAYFKPLGKRGGDQLLVDRTTNQLYVVMPGGGELRPVYNLTSARLVLGNPGTPVAVKSEELNRMSKGQPIGIPGAPYATPVSGAAESMWTLCDTVTKPESVAPTVETSVLVRPLVVDSTVGALRPDQGMLVSFKGANWLVTEGGRHSIDLADRAVTSAVGIPVTARATPISEGLFNALPNAGPWQLPQVPRAGEPNTVGLPANLVIGSVFKTVTESDEQQHYVVLPDGVARVNEPTAAALRATNSYGLIEPPLVEASAVSRIPEQVYVSPLPDKALDILLREEDPTLCWSWQRVAGDQAPRTTVIAGRRLPIAASALGTGIQQITGESTVYIDGGQYIRLQSPDPRYGESLYYIDPQGVRYGIPDEETAKNIGLVGPLTAPWQVVSLLVDGPVLSKQAALLEHDTLPANPNPRKVGDEGQDAVAGAQPGGGG; this is encoded by the coding sequence ATGGCGAGTTTCCGGCTTACCACCAAGGTGCAGGTCAGCGGTTGGCGCTTCCTGCTGCGCCGGGTCGAACACGCGATCGTGCGCCGCGACACCCGCATGTTCGACGATCCGCTGCAGTTCTACAGCCGCGCGGTGAGCGCCGGAATCATCATCGCCGTCCTCATCTGTCTGGGCGCCGCGCTGATGGCCTACTTCAAACCGCTGGGCAAGCGCGGCGGTGACCAGCTCCTGGTCGACCGCACCACCAATCAGCTGTACGTGGTGATGCCCGGCGGCGGTGAGCTTCGGCCGGTCTACAACCTGACCTCGGCCCGGTTGGTGCTCGGCAACCCCGGCACCCCCGTAGCGGTGAAATCCGAAGAGCTGAACCGGATGTCGAAGGGCCAACCGATCGGCATCCCGGGCGCGCCCTACGCGACGCCGGTGTCAGGCGCCGCCGAATCGATGTGGACGCTGTGCGACACCGTCACCAAACCGGAGAGCGTGGCGCCGACGGTGGAGACCTCGGTGCTGGTGCGCCCGCTCGTGGTCGATTCCACGGTCGGCGCGCTGCGGCCCGACCAGGGCATGCTGGTCTCGTTCAAGGGCGCCAACTGGCTGGTGACCGAGGGCGGCAGGCATTCGATCGACCTGGCCGACCGGGCGGTGACCTCGGCGGTCGGCATTCCGGTGACCGCGCGGGCCACCCCGATCTCCGAGGGTCTGTTCAATGCGCTGCCCAACGCCGGACCCTGGCAACTGCCGCAGGTGCCGCGCGCCGGTGAACCCAACACCGTCGGACTGCCCGCGAATCTGGTGATCGGATCGGTGTTCAAGACCGTCACCGAATCCGACGAACAGCAGCACTACGTCGTGCTGCCCGACGGGGTGGCCCGGGTCAACGAGCCGACCGCGGCCGCGTTGCGTGCCACCAACTCCTACGGTCTGATCGAACCGCCGCTGGTGGAAGCCAGTGCGGTGTCGCGCATTCCGGAGCAGGTGTACGTCTCACCGCTGCCGGACAAGGCACTCGACATCCTGCTGCGCGAGGAGGATCCGACGCTGTGCTGGTCGTGGCAGCGCGTCGCGGGCGACCAGGCGCCCCGCACCACGGTCATCGCCGGCCGGCGCCTGCCGATCGCCGCCTCGGCGCTGGGCACCGGAATCCAGCAGATCACCGGCGAGTCGACGGTGTACATCGACGGCGGGCAGTACATCCGCCTGCAGTCCCCGGATCCGCGGTACGGCGAGAGCCTCTACTACATCGACCCGCAGGGCGTGCGCTACGGGATCCCCGACGAGGAGACCGCGAAGAACATCGGGCTGGTCGGCCCGCTGACCGCGCCGTGGCAGGTGGTCAGCCTGCTCGTCGACGGCCCCGTGCTGTCGAAGCAGGCGGCCCTGCTCGAACACGACACCCTGCCCGCAAACCCGAACCCGCGCAAGGTCGGCGACGAGGGTCAGGACGCGGTGGCAGGCGCCCAACCGGGAGGTGGCGGATGA
- a CDS encoding nitroreductase family deazaflavin-dependent oxidoreductase codes for MTTPPRPKQLDSPLLPKIFKYVGKAHVWVYRRTGGRIGGKWRVGAGFRKPVPTMLLEHRGRKSGKVFVTPLLYLRDGADVVIVASQGGRPEHPQWYRNIVANPDVFIEIGAERRAVRAVVADAEQRARLWPKLVELYADFDTYQSWTDRQIPVILLQPR; via the coding sequence GTGACGACGCCGCCGCGCCCCAAGCAGCTGGACTCCCCGCTGCTGCCGAAGATCTTCAAATACGTGGGCAAGGCGCACGTCTGGGTGTACCGGCGCACCGGCGGCCGGATCGGCGGAAAGTGGCGCGTCGGCGCCGGGTTCCGCAAGCCGGTGCCGACCATGCTGCTCGAGCACCGCGGCCGCAAGTCCGGCAAGGTGTTCGTCACGCCGCTGCTGTATCTGCGTGACGGCGCCGACGTGGTGATCGTCGCGTCGCAGGGCGGGCGGCCGGAGCACCCGCAGTGGTACCGCAACATCGTCGCCAACCCGGACGTCTTCATCGAGATCGGGGCCGAACGCCGGGCGGTGCGCGCCGTCGTCGCCGACGCCGAACAGCGCGCCCGGCTCTGGCCGAAGCTGGTCGAGCTCTATGCGGATTTCGACACCTACCAGAGCTGGACCGACCGGCAGATCCCCGTCATCCTCCTGCAGCCCCGCTGA
- a CDS encoding YbaB/EbfC family DNA-binding protein, protein MVGDYSPHEPDDDVDDLSALDFYQPVTDDDGSDLAALDAFAAYVPTVDEDPDADPLLAVSAAEPEGEPEPLFTVTNPPGTVTVTAYLDGRVQHIDLSPRVANMSETELAEEIVVIAGLATQDAKSAQYQYMLDGMREQGHDDPATRDFLQRDLDLPTPEEARARRAEVFATRYAGSHE, encoded by the coding sequence ATGGTGGGTGACTATTCGCCGCACGAACCCGATGACGACGTCGACGACCTGTCGGCGCTGGACTTCTACCAACCCGTCACCGACGACGACGGGTCCGACCTCGCCGCGCTCGACGCCTTCGCCGCGTATGTCCCTACCGTAGACGAGGATCCGGATGCGGATCCGCTCCTCGCGGTGTCCGCCGCGGAGCCCGAAGGTGAACCGGAGCCGCTGTTCACGGTGACCAACCCACCCGGGACCGTCACCGTCACGGCGTACCTCGACGGCCGGGTCCAGCACATCGACCTGTCACCACGGGTGGCGAACATGTCCGAAACCGAACTCGCTGAGGAGATCGTGGTGATCGCGGGACTGGCCACACAGGACGCCAAATCGGCGCAGTACCAGTACATGCTCGACGGAATGCGCGAACAGGGCCACGACGATCCGGCCACCCGCGACTTCCTGCAGCGCGACCTCGACCTCCCGACACCGGAAGAAGCGCGAGCACGCCGCGCCGAGGTGTTCGCCACCAGGTATGCAGGTAGCCATGAGTGA
- a CDS encoding DivIVA domain-containing protein: MSEPSGGLTAEAVRSATFSKPPWGKRGYDPKSVNDFLALTARRLEGRGHLCADDVRAIRFPKPPIGRRGYHDAEVDDYMRAVAAAIAALDAE; encoded by the coding sequence ATGAGCGAGCCGTCGGGCGGATTGACCGCCGAAGCCGTCCGCAGCGCCACCTTCTCCAAGCCGCCGTGGGGAAAGCGCGGCTATGACCCGAAGTCGGTGAACGATTTCCTGGCGCTCACCGCGCGCCGACTCGAGGGCCGCGGCCACCTGTGCGCCGACGACGTGCGCGCGATCCGGTTCCCCAAGCCGCCGATCGGCCGGCGGGGTTATCACGACGCCGAGGTCGACGACTACATGCGGGCGGTGGCTGCGGCGATCGCCGCGCTCGACGCTGAGTGA
- a CDS encoding ESX secretion-associated protein EspG, translating into MMASAPAASSGTHYDDVVAVEVTIDGMLVIADRMNVMDFPPSLGIRLNIPQPDLRKIVWEQVARDLTEQGVLNFYGDPHPEVAAMVDTLSRSDRVLEGRWWRRDVGGKMVRFVVCRKGDRHVVAARDDEMLVLQRVAPQIGLANMVTTVLGSAAPADVEPLTGVASKLAQCRTPNELQAYGIPLPSARAYADIIADPASWVEITATERHPGGTQTTTDVAAGVLDSQHGRIVSIPRRVSGELYGSFLPGTQENLQRALDGLIDFLPSKTWFDQSDADAFHGE; encoded by the coding sequence ATGATGGCCAGCGCACCGGCCGCGTCGAGCGGCACCCACTACGACGACGTCGTCGCTGTCGAGGTCACGATCGACGGCATGCTGGTCATCGCCGACCGGATGAACGTCATGGACTTTCCTCCGTCGCTCGGCATCCGGCTCAACATCCCGCAGCCCGACCTGCGCAAGATCGTCTGGGAGCAGGTGGCGCGGGATCTCACCGAGCAGGGAGTGCTGAACTTCTACGGCGATCCGCACCCCGAGGTGGCCGCGATGGTGGACACCCTGAGCCGGTCCGACCGGGTCCTCGAAGGACGCTGGTGGCGCCGCGACGTCGGCGGCAAGATGGTGCGCTTCGTCGTATGCCGCAAGGGCGACCGGCACGTCGTGGCCGCCCGCGACGACGAGATGCTGGTGCTGCAGCGCGTGGCCCCGCAGATCGGGCTGGCCAACATGGTGACCACCGTGCTCGGCAGCGCCGCGCCCGCCGACGTCGAACCGCTGACCGGGGTGGCCAGCAAGCTCGCCCAGTGCCGCACACCGAATGAGCTGCAGGCCTACGGGATTCCGCTGCCGTCCGCGCGCGCCTACGCCGACATCATCGCCGACCCGGCCAGCTGGGTGGAGATCACCGCGACCGAACGTCACCCCGGCGGCACCCAGACGACCACGGACGTGGCGGCCGGGGTGCTCGACTCTCAGCACGGTCGCATCGTGTCGATTCCGCGCCGGGTCAGTGGTGAGCTCTACGGCAGCTTCCTGCCCGGCACCCAGGAGAACCTGCAACGTGCGCTCGACGGGCTGATCGACTTCCTCCCGTCGAAGACGTGGTTCGACCAGAGCGACGCCGACGCCTTCCACGGGGAGTGA
- a CDS encoding MPT63 family protein: MKITTVFAATVATAGAVMAAPIAAAESGAPAGPAIHEIGQQADLVNGSVVQGWTVTDLKTSTDTIPYAVRGTLWEATATDQAVQGAATPIVSNFNARTKDGQTYRALWQVATPQGVNPATLGQGQQTTGKLYFDVTGAAPDSVVYNDGGRDLLVWVQPAPKSTPSGPRSSSSPSGSTTASTPQAAESTPPAAAEAVEPGTPGAPAPASVEVVPAPAGSSGTPLPAVSSGTPLPATSSGTPLPATSAGTPLPAGVQGTPVPAGSAGTPALAPAAPAPAAPAAPAAPAAPAPAAPAPQPASNGPAPIPVSTGDQAPVPHGGLVLPTPTPTPVP, from the coding sequence TTGAAGATCACCACTGTTTTTGCAGCAACCGTCGCGACAGCCGGCGCGGTCATGGCCGCACCGATCGCCGCGGCGGAGTCCGGGGCACCGGCAGGACCCGCCATCCACGAGATCGGGCAGCAGGCTGACCTGGTCAACGGATCTGTCGTCCAGGGGTGGACGGTCACCGATCTGAAGACCAGCACCGACACCATCCCCTACGCCGTGCGCGGAACGCTGTGGGAAGCCACCGCCACCGACCAGGCGGTCCAGGGTGCGGCCACGCCGATCGTGTCGAACTTCAACGCGCGGACGAAGGACGGTCAGACCTACCGCGCGCTGTGGCAGGTCGCGACCCCGCAGGGCGTCAACCCCGCCACGCTCGGCCAGGGCCAGCAGACCACCGGCAAGCTGTACTTCGACGTCACCGGCGCCGCACCGGACAGCGTCGTCTACAACGACGGCGGCCGGGACCTGCTCGTGTGGGTGCAGCCGGCCCCGAAGAGCACGCCGTCCGGCCCGCGCTCGAGCTCTTCGCCGTCCGGCAGCACCACCGCGTCGACCCCGCAGGCCGCCGAGTCGACTCCGCCTGCCGCCGCCGAAGCCGTCGAGCCGGGTACGCCCGGTGCACCGGCGCCCGCCAGCGTCGAGGTCGTCCCGGCGCCCGCCGGCAGCTCCGGCACCCCGCTGCCCGCGGTCAGCTCCGGCACGCCGCTTCCGGCGACCAGCTCCGGCACACCGCTTCCCGCGACCAGCGCGGGCACCCCGCTTCCGGCCGGCGTCCAGGGCACTCCGGTGCCCGCCGGTAGCGCAGGCACCCCGGCGCTCGCTCCCGCGGCGCCCGCACCCGCGGCCCCGGCGGCACCCGCGGCCCCGGCAGCTCCGGCCCCGGCGGCCCCCGCCCCGCAGCCCGCGAGCAACGGCCCCGCGCCGATTCCGGTGAGCACCGGCGATCAGGCGCCGGTGCCGCACGGTGGCCTGGTCCTCCCGACCCCCACCCCCACTCCGGTGCCCTGA
- a CDS encoding GNAT family N-acetyltransferase, whose amino-acid sequence MTTDKTGAPTTVTAEADRFTIGVEGQTVGFAAFTDRDGQRVFTHTEVDGEFEGRGLATILVGEALEQTRSAGKRIVPVCALVANYVKKHDEYADIVDPAEG is encoded by the coding sequence GTGACCACGGACAAGACCGGCGCGCCCACCACCGTCACCGCAGAGGCGGACCGCTTCACCATCGGGGTGGAAGGGCAGACGGTCGGCTTCGCCGCGTTCACCGACCGCGACGGGCAGCGGGTGTTCACCCACACCGAGGTCGACGGAGAGTTCGAAGGGCGCGGCCTGGCCACCATCCTCGTCGGGGAAGCGCTGGAGCAGACCCGCTCCGCGGGTAAGCGGATCGTGCCGGTGTGCGCGCTGGTCGCCAACTACGTCAAGAAGCACGACGAGTACGCCGACATCGTCGACCCCGCCGAGGGGTGA
- a CDS encoding MinD/ParA family ATP-binding protein, translated as MTDRDDALRRELGWTGSEEEDFEPDTGPSGPRMPPPIPHRPPADGPSPAVPYVPPPADVPTVVGDPQRRASFRETQQMPAGPPPPPPHQHPSGWGQPPGWEVPRGQRPTAGPPPAGPPTMGPPPQQVWPQEGYGPAGPMASPPGSYADRIRVNDLVPPRRTPPARGWRRLVFKASFGLINPGQSPDELRQIELENQIRGVLRGHYKVGVMGKGGVGKTTVSASVGSVFAELRQDDRVVAIDADTAFGKLGSRVDPNAQGSYWELASDQHLESFADVRSRVGNNAAGLFVLAGEGTPARRRVLDPAIYREATARLDRYFSISIVDCSSTMDSPVTQEVLRDLDALIVVSSPWVDGAAAAGQTLDWLAARGMTGLLQRTVVVLNDSDGHADKRTRSILAQQFAGHGQRVIEIPFDGHLRPGGVISGTREMSPAARRKFLELAAALAEHFPSTDDRSRERG; from the coding sequence GTGACCGACCGCGATGACGCCCTGCGGAGAGAGCTCGGCTGGACCGGCTCCGAGGAGGAGGACTTCGAACCGGACACCGGACCATCAGGCCCCCGCATGCCACCGCCCATCCCGCACCGGCCCCCCGCCGACGGTCCGTCGCCCGCGGTCCCCTACGTCCCGCCGCCCGCCGACGTCCCCACCGTCGTCGGCGACCCGCAACGGCGCGCCAGCTTCCGGGAGACCCAACAGATGCCGGCGGGTCCGCCGCCCCCACCACCGCACCAGCACCCCAGCGGGTGGGGCCAGCCGCCGGGCTGGGAGGTGCCGCGCGGCCAACGGCCGACCGCGGGCCCACCGCCCGCCGGTCCACCGACGATGGGCCCCCCGCCGCAGCAGGTGTGGCCGCAGGAGGGTTACGGACCCGCCGGTCCGATGGCCTCACCCCCCGGCTCGTACGCCGATCGCATCCGGGTCAACGACCTCGTCCCGCCGCGCCGCACTCCGCCGGCCCGGGGATGGCGCCGGCTGGTCTTCAAGGCCAGCTTCGGTCTGATCAATCCCGGGCAATCCCCCGACGAGCTGCGCCAGATCGAGCTCGAGAACCAGATCCGTGGCGTGCTCCGCGGGCATTACAAGGTCGGTGTGATGGGTAAGGGCGGCGTCGGGAAGACGACGGTCTCGGCCAGCGTCGGCTCGGTGTTCGCCGAACTCCGGCAGGACGACCGCGTGGTCGCGATCGACGCCGACACCGCGTTCGGCAAATTGGGCAGCCGCGTTGACCCGAACGCGCAGGGCAGTTACTGGGAGCTCGCCTCCGACCAGCATCTCGAATCGTTCGCCGATGTGCGCAGCCGAGTCGGCAACAACGCGGCCGGGCTGTTCGTGCTCGCCGGGGAGGGGACTCCGGCCCGGCGGCGGGTGCTCGATCCGGCGATCTACCGCGAAGCGACCGCCCGCCTGGACCGGTACTTCTCCATCTCGATCGTCGACTGCAGTTCCACGATGGACTCCCCCGTCACCCAGGAGGTGCTCCGCGATCTCGACGCGCTGATCGTCGTGTCGTCCCCGTGGGTGGACGGCGCGGCCGCGGCAGGGCAGACGCTGGACTGGCTGGCCGCCAGGGGGATGACCGGGTTGCTGCAGCGGACAGTGGTGGTACTCAACGACTCTGACGGCCACGCCGACAAGCGGACCCGCTCGATTCTGGCTCAGCAGTTTGCCGGGCACGGCCAGCGGGTGATCGAGATCCCGTTCGACGGGCATCTGCGGCCGGGCGGGGTGATCAGCGGGACACGGGAGATGTCGCCCGCCGCGCGCCGCAAGTTCCTCGAACTCGCAGCCGCGCTGGCCGAGCACTTCCCGTCCACCGACGACCGTTCCCGGGAACGGGGCTGA
- a CDS encoding helix-turn-helix domain-containing protein has translation MTHAEPIDEATGVLDPGIARAGAAAAARRRELDISQRSLAAEGIINAGALIAFEKGRSWPRERTRAKLEEVLQWPPGTIAKLRRGESVNTGVRTQASIPVTLGDEAPLIAQTVVTAVRTVGATAETLPAVDHPDFTPRVTAILSDLRQLEAVAARAARISKVTPAVIKALSAVRRRIDELTMLAATAPQATLGQRLYAARRAANLTISETAQAAGVSDDDIAGAEAEQPVTPAAAAAIEALIGELD, from the coding sequence ATGACCCACGCCGAGCCGATCGACGAGGCGACCGGCGTCCTCGACCCCGGGATTGCGCGCGCGGGTGCCGCGGCGGCCGCGCGGCGCCGGGAGCTCGATATCAGTCAGCGCAGCCTGGCCGCCGAGGGCATCATCAACGCTGGGGCGCTGATCGCCTTCGAGAAGGGCCGCAGCTGGCCGCGGGAACGCACACGGGCAAAGCTCGAAGAGGTACTGCAGTGGCCGCCGGGCACCATTGCGAAGTTGCGCCGAGGAGAGTCGGTCAACACCGGCGTGAGGACTCAGGCCTCGATACCGGTCACCCTCGGCGACGAGGCGCCGCTGATCGCCCAGACCGTCGTGACCGCAGTGCGGACCGTGGGCGCGACCGCAGAGACCCTGCCCGCGGTCGACCACCCCGACTTCACCCCACGGGTCACCGCGATCCTGTCCGACCTGCGGCAGCTCGAGGCCGTCGCGGCTCGTGCGGCCCGGATCAGCAAGGTCACGCCGGCGGTCATCAAAGCGCTCAGCGCCGTCCGCCGGCGCATCGACGAACTCACGATGCTCGCCGCCACCGCACCGCAGGCCACGCTGGGCCAGCGGCTCTACGCGGCCCGGCGGGCGGCCAACCTGACGATCAGCGAGACAGCGCAGGCCGCAGGCGTCTCCGACGACGACATCGCCGGTGCGGAGGCCGAACAGCCCGTCACACCCGCGGCGGCAGCCGCGATCGAGGCGCTGATCGGCGAGCTGGATTGA
- a CDS encoding EVE domain-containing protein — MTNWINTVSRDHVERGVRGRFTQANHGKPHALRRMARGDWIIFYSPRVSHPDGETLQAFTAIGQVADDEPYPVEVSPGVQTWRRNVDFLECVETPIRPLIDSLDFVENKQRWGYRFRFGVFSIDDHDFEIIRTAMTHPRQPVAAPAVSAAPDGVHH; from the coding sequence ATGACGAACTGGATCAACACGGTCAGCCGCGACCACGTCGAACGCGGTGTCCGCGGCCGCTTCACGCAGGCCAACCACGGCAAACCGCACGCCCTGCGCCGGATGGCCCGGGGCGACTGGATCATCTTCTACTCACCCCGCGTCAGCCATCCCGACGGCGAGACGTTGCAGGCGTTCACGGCCATCGGTCAGGTGGCCGATGACGAGCCGTACCCCGTCGAGGTGTCCCCAGGGGTGCAGACGTGGCGGCGCAACGTCGACTTCCTCGAGTGTGTGGAGACGCCGATCCGCCCGCTGATCGACAGTCTGGACTTCGTGGAGAACAAACAGCGGTGGGGATACCGGTTCCGCTTCGGGGTCTTCTCCATCGACGACCACGACTTCGAGATCATCCGCACCGCGATGACGCACCCGCGGCAACCGGTGGCCGCCCCGGCGGTCAGCGCTGCGCCCGACGGGGTACACCACTGA